Proteins found in one Hyperolius riggenbachi isolate aHypRig1 unplaced genomic scaffold, aHypRig1.pri scaffold_133, whole genome shotgun sequence genomic segment:
- the LOC137543628 gene encoding alpha-1,4-N-acetylglucosaminyltransferase-like yields METTDRMEPPSLVLCAIESAARIYPDRPVVYFMKGLGNITTEEEENNTRQRFPSLSSFPNVYYFPLIMDELFSNTPLISWFEKVDQSREQYWTHVSSDACRFAMIWKYGGIYMDTDVISISQVPNDHFLAAQSQGTTSSSVFGLSPHHSLTWQFMENFVENYRGEIWGHQGPGVFTRVVTRWCGMPTFNCTDDVMCANISYFHPQRFYPIPYKSWRKYFQVWERLPTFNSSYALHLWNFMNKAGQTMVPGSNTLVEHLYQNYCPTIYRQILRN; encoded by the exons ATGGAGACCACAGACAGAATGGAGCCACCATCCTTGGTCTTGTGTGCTATAGAGTCAGCAGCTCGCATTTACCCTGACAGACCGGTGGTCTACTTCATGAAAGGACTGGGGAATATCACCACAGAGGAAGAGGAGAATAATACAAGGCAGCGTTTTCCATCTCTCTCATCTTTTCCTAATGTTTACTACTTTCCTCTCATAATGGATGAATTATTTAGTAACACACCCCTCATATCTTGGTTTGAAAAG GTAGACCAAAGCCGGGAACAATATTGGACCCACGTTAGCTCGGATGCATGCAGGTTTGCCATGATTTGGAAATATGGTGGAATTTACAtggatactgatgtcatttcaatTTCTCAAGTACCCAATGATCATTTTTTGGCAGCACAATCTCAAGGGACTACCAGCAGCAGTGTTTTTGGTCTCTCACCACATCACAGTTTAACATGGCAATTTATGGAAAATTTTGTTGAGAATTACAGAGGAGAAATATGGGGTCACCAAGGCCCTGGAGTATTCACACGTGTTGTGACTAGATGGTGTGGAATGCCTACATTTAATTGCACAGACGATGTAATGTGTGCAAACATCTCCTATTTTCACCCTCAGCGCTTCTACCCCATCCCATATAAATCATGGAGAAAATATTTTCAAGTGTGGGAAAGATTGCCAACATTCAATAGTTCTTATGCTTTACATCTTTGGAACTTTATGAATAAAGCTGGACAAACTATGGTACCTGGGAGCAACACATTAGTGGAACATCTCTACCAAAACTACTGCCCCACCATCTATAGACAAATAttaaggaattaa